A window from Gottschalkiaceae bacterium SANA encodes these proteins:
- a CDS encoding hypothetical protein (frameshifted, insertion/deletion at around 1175154), giving the protein MYILCVTACPVGIAHTYMAAANLEKAIKNAGHEVKVETQGAQGVDNEITTEDIEKCDAVIIASDIRIKNHERFKEVPTLTVGVQEAVKKTDDIVKELLEAIG; this is encoded by the coding sequence ATGTATATTCTATGCGTAACGGCATGTCCTGTAGGAATTGCACACACATATATGGCTGCGGCAAATTTAGAGAAAGCCATAAAGAATGCTGGACATGAGGTGAAAGTTGAGACCCAAGGAGCTCAAGGAGTAGATAACGAAATCACAACAGAAGATATTGAAAAATGCGACGCTGTAATTATTGCGAGTGATATTAGAATTAAGAATCATGAGAGATTTAAGGAAGTTCCAACATTAACGGTTGGTGTTCAAGAAGCGGTTAAAAAGACGGATGATATTGTAAAAGAATTATTGGAGGCGATTGGGTAA